A region of the Sphingomonas sp. S2-65 genome:
AGCTGGAAGGCAGCTTCGACGTCGAGGCCGGATCGCGCGAGACGGTGAGCGGCCGCGCGGCGCTGGGCGGGCGCACCGGACCGCTGGCCTGGCGGGTGGGCGCGCAGACGTTCAGCACACAGGGCATCTCGGCGCTGGCCCCGGCCTTTGGCGGGCGCGACCTGGACGGCTATTCGAACCAGAGCGTGCAGGGACGCGCGGTGCTCGACATCGCCGGCGGCGTGAGCGCCGACGTGCGCGGCTATTATTCGCATGGCCGGACCGAGCTGGATTCGACGAGCGCCGACACGCGCGATTATTCGCTGAACCGCGAATTCGTCGGCTATGCCGGGCTCAACGTCGACCTGTTCGACGCGCGGCTGCGCAACCGCTTCGCTTATGGCTATACCGACACCGACCGCGACAATTACAACCCCGCGCGGGCGCGGGCGCAGAACTTCGACTCCGCCGGGCGCAACGAGCGGCTGGAATATCAAGGCAGCGTCGCGATCACGAAGGGCTGGAACGGGACTTTCGGCGTGGAGAACGAACGCTCGCGCTTCCGGTCGGTCTCGCCGCCCGCCTCGCTGGCGGCACGGGTGCCCGATCCGGCGCGCGGCCGGGCCGAGATCACCGGCGTCTATGCGCAGCTGAACGCGACGCCGTTCGACGGGCTGACGCTGACCGGCGGGGTGCGCAACGACGACCATAGCCGCTTCGGCAGCCAGACGCTGTTCGCCGGCGGCGCCGTCTGGGCGCTGCCGACCGGCACGATCCTGCGCGCCAATTATGCCGAGGGCTTCAAGGCGCCGACGCTGTACCAGCTCTTTTCCGAATATGGGAACCAGGCGCTGAACCCCGAGGAAGCGAAGGGCTGGGAAGCCGGTGCCGAGCAACGGGTGCTGGGGGGCGCGCTGGCATTCGGCGCGACGTATTTCGAGCGGCGGACGACCAACCAGATCATCTTCAACAGCTGCACCGCGACATCGACCCTGCCCTTGTGCTTCCAGCCGGGATCGACGACGCGGCGATCGGGCTATTACCAGAATGTCGCGCGTGCCTTTGCCCGCGGCGTGGAAGCCGTGGCGCGGGCGCAGATCGGCACCCGGCTGGCGCTGGACGGCAATTACAGCTGGGTCGAATCCGAAGACCGCTCGCCCGGCGCGACCGACGGATTGTGGCTGCCGCGCCGGCCGCGCCACGCCGCCAACGCCTCGGCAACCTACACGCCGGCGCAGGGCTATGCGCTGGGCGTGGCGGCGCGCTGGTCGGGCCGGAGCTTCGACAATGCCGCCAACACGACCGAGCTGGACGGCTACACGCTGGTCGACCTGCGCGCCGAGCTGCCGGTGACCGAGCAGGTCAAGCTGTTCGCCCGCGTCGAGAACCTGTTCGACGAGGAATATCAGACCACCTACCGCTACGGCACGCTGGGACGCAGCGTCTATGCCGGTTTCCGCGGACGTTTCTGAACCATGAAAAGGGAGACGAGCATGACCGAGCTGACTGCATCGCAGCGCGCATCGACGCTGTGGATCATGTTGCTGACCGTGGCGAGCACCGTGACGACGCTGGTCTTCGCCTGCGCCACGCCCTTCCCCGCTTTGGCGGCGTTGACGGCGGTGCATATGCGCCGCGTCGACGGCGTCGCGCTGGCGGCGGCGGCGTGGGTGGTGAGCCAGGCCGTGGGGTTCGGCGTGCTGGGCTATCCGCACACGGCGAGCACGATGCTGTGGGGCGCGGCGATCGGCGTAGGCGCCATCGTCGGCGCACTGGCCGCGCATGAAGCCGCCGCCCGCGTGCCGGGCCCGTTCGTGGCGCGGCTGGCGATCGCCTATCTGGCGGCGTTCGCGGCGTTCAAGCTGGTGATCCTGGCAGTCACGCTGGCCAAGGGCGATCCGTGCACGGCGTTCACCGCCGAAGTGCTCGGGCGCCAATTGGTGCGCAATGCCGCGATCCTGATCGGGCTGCTGGCGCTGTATCGCGGGCTGATCGCGATCGGCGTGCCGGCGGCACGGACGCGGCCGGCGACCGCGTGAAGCTGGTTCGGGCAAGCGACGGCCCGGCGGTCGTCGCTTGCAACAGCTGCCGCTTCAGCGCGGCGGAGCGCGACGATGCGCAGGGGCAGCGCGG
Encoded here:
- a CDS encoding TonB-dependent receptor plug domain-containing protein; the encoded protein is MIKFTPLFVLLLSTTALAQEAPRPDAAAAAPEGDTVIVTATRSETPIDRVPASVTVLDKAAVDRNQDLGVAELLLRTPGVTLSRNGGYGTNTSLRIRGAESDQTVVVIDGVKLNDPSSAGGGYNFANLLVGDAARIEVLRGPQSILWGSQAIGGVVNIVTPLATRELEGSFDVEAGSRETVSGRAALGGRTGPLAWRVGAQTFSTQGISALAPAFGGRDLDGYSNQSVQGRAVLDIAGGVSADVRGYYSHGRTELDSTSADTRDYSLNREFVGYAGLNVDLFDARLRNRFAYGYTDTDRDNYNPARARAQNFDSAGRNERLEYQGSVAITKGWNGTFGVENERSRFRSVSPPASLAARVPDPARGRAEITGVYAQLNATPFDGLTLTGGVRNDDHSRFGSQTLFAGGAVWALPTGTILRANYAEGFKAPTLYQLFSEYGNQALNPEEAKGWEAGAEQRVLGGALAFGATYFERRTTNQIIFNSCTATSTLPLCFQPGSTTRRSGYYQNVARAFARGVEAVARAQIGTRLALDGNYSWVESEDRSPGATDGLWLPRRPRHAANASATYTPAQGYALGVAARWSGRSFDNAANTTELDGYTLVDLRAELPVTEQVKLFARVENLFDEEYQTTYRYGTLGRSVYAGFRGRF